Proteins encoded by one window of Arachis ipaensis cultivar K30076 chromosome B04, Araip1.1, whole genome shotgun sequence:
- the LOC107636291 gene encoding uncharacterized protein LOC107636291, whose translation MLKLAVESGAVLYDDEEDIMAILQRQNEVIAARRKIAKQKEKARSCWNVRGLGGLGKWSMVKEFKKKFRLNMLGLIETKREAVSRFDVARLWGGDSVDWDFVESVGASGGLLLMWDNFLFKRLNCYKGDGWLCVEGFLLNNNFKCAFCLVYGAHVRSEKLVMWEELSYMVGLCQVPFCFMGDFNEILHLEERKGATSIPASAEDFKEWVQDLQLVDLPLTDRKFTWFRGSSCSRIDRVLVSLEWLEEFPDTRLKGGP comes from the exons ATGTTGAAATTAGCAGTGGAGTCAGGTGCAGTTCTttatgatgatgaagaagatatTATGGCGATTTTACAAAGGCAAAATGAAGTAATCGCAGCAAGGAGAAAGATAGCAAAACAAAAGGAGAAAGCTAGGAG CTGTTGGAATGTTAGAGGCCTAGGAGGGCTTGGTAAATGGAGTATGGTAAAAGAGTTTAAGAAAAAATTTAGATTGAACATGCTAGGGTTGATTGAAACCAAGAGGGAGGCTGTGTCTAGGTTTGATGTAGCACGCTTGTGGGGTGGTGATTCAGTGGATTGGGATTTTGTGGAATCGGTCGGTGCATCTGGGGGTTTATTGTTAATGTgggataattttttatttaaaagattGAACTGCTATAAAGGGGATGGCTGGCTGTGTGTTGAAGGTTTTCTGTTAAATAATAATTTCAAATGTGCGTTCTGCTTGGTGTATGGTGCACATGTTCGGAGTGAGAAGCTGGTGATGTGGGAGGAGTTAAGCTACATGGTGGGTCTATGTCAGGTTCCGTTCTGCTTCATGGGAGACTTTAATGAGATTCTACATCTGGAAGAGAGGAAAGGCGCTACTAGCATACCGGCATCTGCTGAGGATTTCAAGGAATGGGTACAAGATTTACAGCTAGTCGACTTACCGCTAACTGACCGAAAGTTCACATGGTTTCGAGGTAGTTCTTGTAGCCGTATTGATAGGGTTCTGGTCAGCTTGGAGTGGCTTGAGGAGTTCCCAGATACTCGCTTGAAAGGAGGCCCGTGA